One window from the genome of Streptomyces sp. NBC_00091 encodes:
- a CDS encoding S-(hydroxymethyl)mycothiol dehydrogenase, translating into MTHRVRGVIARSKGAPVETTTILVPDPGPGEALVKVQACGVCHTDLHYREGGINDEFPFLLGHEAAGIVESVGPDVTSVAPGDFVVLNWRAVCGTCRACRRGRPWYCFATHNATQPMTLEDGTPLSPALGIGAFAEKTLVAAGQCTKVDPAASPAAAGLLGCGVMAGLGAALNTGNVGRGDSVAVIGCGGVGNAAVAGARLAGASRIIAVDLDDRKLEWARGLGATHTVNGRTQDVVKAVQELTGGNGADVVIEAVGRPETYRQAFYARDLAGTVVLVGVPTPEMKLELPLLDVFGRGGALKSSWYGDCLPERDFPLLIDLYLQGRLDLDAFVSETIPLDGVEDAFARMERGEVLRSVVEF; encoded by the coding sequence GTGACACATCGCGTACGAGGGGTCATCGCGCGGAGCAAGGGCGCACCGGTGGAGACGACCACGATCCTCGTGCCCGACCCGGGACCCGGCGAAGCCCTCGTCAAGGTCCAGGCCTGCGGGGTCTGTCATACCGACCTGCACTACCGCGAGGGCGGCATCAACGACGAGTTCCCCTTCCTCCTCGGCCACGAGGCCGCCGGGATCGTCGAGTCCGTCGGCCCCGACGTCACCTCCGTCGCCCCCGGCGACTTCGTGGTCCTCAACTGGCGTGCGGTGTGCGGAACCTGCCGGGCCTGCCGGCGCGGGCGCCCCTGGTACTGCTTCGCCACGCACAACGCCACCCAGCCCATGACCCTGGAGGACGGGACCCCGCTCTCCCCGGCCCTGGGCATCGGGGCCTTCGCCGAGAAGACCCTGGTCGCCGCCGGACAGTGCACCAAGGTGGACCCGGCCGCCTCGCCCGCCGCCGCCGGACTGCTGGGCTGCGGGGTGATGGCGGGCCTCGGCGCGGCCCTGAACACCGGGAACGTCGGGCGCGGCGACTCGGTGGCCGTCATCGGCTGCGGGGGAGTCGGCAACGCGGCCGTCGCGGGAGCCCGGCTGGCGGGAGCCTCGCGGATCATCGCGGTGGACCTGGACGACCGGAAGCTGGAGTGGGCGCGCGGACTCGGCGCCACCCACACCGTCAACGGGCGAACGCAGGACGTGGTCAAGGCCGTCCAGGAGCTGACCGGCGGGAACGGCGCGGACGTGGTCATCGAGGCCGTCGGCCGCCCCGAGACCTACCGGCAGGCCTTCTACGCCCGCGACCTGGCCGGCACCGTGGTCCTGGTCGGCGTACCGACACCGGAGATGAAGCTCGAACTCCCGCTCCTGGACGTCTTCGGGCGCGGCGGCGCGCTGAAGTCCTCCTGGTACGGGGACTGCCTGCCCGAGCGCGACTTCCCGCTCCTGATCGACCTCTACCTCCAGGGCCGGCTCGACCTGGACGCCTTCGTCTCCGAGACCATCCCGCTCGACGGGGTCGAGGACGCCTTCGCCCGGATGGAACGCGGCGAGGTGCTCCGCTCGGTCGTCGAGTTCTGA
- a CDS encoding LysR family transcriptional regulator yields the protein MLDVRRLRLLRELARRGTIAAVAEALAFSPSAVSQQLAVLEREAGLPLLERTGRRVRLTPAAQNLVGHAEAVLERLEQADADLAEARSGLAGVLRVGSFPTATRAIVPAALVRLARRHPALEPMVCETDPAAVAHALRAGDLDVALIHEYDFVPAPPEPGLATRPLYGEAMYLAAPADAPRETGPDQGAVLRTHQDTPWITATPGTLCHAMTVRACQAAGFTPRIRHQVDEFDTVLALVAAGQGVAVVPQLGVTRTPDPGIALTRLHMERRTKVAFRSGAAAHPAVAAFAAALRAAVPPDLAGTGAGG from the coding sequence ATGCTCGACGTACGCCGCCTGCGGCTCCTGCGTGAACTCGCCCGCCGCGGCACCATCGCCGCCGTGGCCGAGGCCCTCGCCTTCAGCCCCTCCGCCGTCTCCCAGCAGCTCGCCGTCCTCGAACGCGAAGCCGGCCTGCCCCTGCTGGAACGCACCGGCCGCCGGGTCCGCCTGACCCCCGCCGCGCAGAACCTCGTCGGGCACGCCGAGGCCGTCCTGGAACGCCTCGAACAGGCCGACGCCGACCTCGCGGAGGCCCGCAGCGGCCTCGCCGGCGTGCTGCGCGTCGGCTCCTTCCCCACCGCCACCCGGGCCATCGTCCCGGCGGCCCTGGTCCGGCTGGCCCGGCGCCACCCGGCCCTGGAGCCGATGGTCTGCGAGACCGACCCGGCGGCGGTCGCGCACGCGCTGCGGGCCGGGGACCTGGACGTGGCCCTGATCCACGAGTACGACTTCGTCCCCGCCCCGCCGGAGCCCGGGCTGGCCACCCGCCCGCTGTACGGGGAGGCGATGTACCTGGCCGCCCCCGCGGACGCGCCGCGGGAGACCGGCCCCGACCAGGGCGCGGTCCTGCGTACCCACCAGGACACCCCCTGGATCACCGCCACCCCCGGCACCCTCTGCCACGCCATGACCGTACGGGCCTGCCAGGCGGCCGGGTTCACCCCCCGGATCCGGCACCAGGTCGACGAGTTCGACACCGTCCTCGCGCTGGTCGCGGCCGGGCAGGGGGTGGCCGTCGTACCCCAGCTGGGGGTGACGCGGACCCCGGACCCCGGCATCGCCCTCACCCGCCTGCACATGGAACGCCGCACCAAGGTGGCCTTCCGCAGCGGGGCCGCCGCCCACCCCGCCGTGGCGGCCTTCGCCGCGGCGCTGCGCGCGGCCGTACCGCCGGATCTGGCCGGAACCGGTGCCGGGGGGTGA
- a CDS encoding dihydrodipicolinate synthase family protein codes for MRQETTQTAQSTETPLIDLGGIHVPLVTPFTRGGDVAAEALEALAHEVLDAGAAGIAALGTTAEAATLEEEERDLVTEVCARVCGERGALLTVGAGASGTRASEAALARLARWPQARAALVTVPSFVRPSAAGVLAHFTRLAEVSPLPLIIYHIPYRTGQPLDAAALRALGSLAGVAGVKYAAGGIDGETVALLGELPDGFSVLAGDDAYVSPMLALGATGAVLASAHLATERFVELAEAWRAGEVENARALGHALARLSAAAFAEPNPAVTKGVLHAQGRIPTPDVRLPMLPASRPAVEAALAELAAL; via the coding sequence ATGCGACAGGAAACGACACAAACCGCTCAATCGACTGAAACACCGCTTATCGACCTCGGCGGGATCCACGTCCCGCTCGTCACCCCCTTCACACGCGGCGGGGACGTCGCCGCCGAGGCGCTGGAGGCCCTCGCCCACGAGGTGCTCGACGCGGGCGCCGCCGGGATCGCGGCCCTCGGCACCACGGCCGAGGCGGCCACCCTCGAGGAGGAGGAGCGCGACCTGGTCACCGAGGTCTGCGCCCGGGTCTGCGGGGAGCGGGGCGCGCTGCTCACGGTGGGGGCGGGGGCGAGCGGGACGCGGGCGAGCGAGGCGGCCCTGGCCCGGCTGGCGCGGTGGCCGCAGGCCCGGGCGGCGCTGGTGACTGTACCGTCGTTCGTACGGCCCTCGGCCGCGGGCGTGCTGGCGCATTTCACGAGGCTGGCGGAGGTGAGCCCGCTGCCGCTGATTATCTATCACATCCCGTACCGGACTGGGCAGCCGCTGGACGCGGCCGCGCTGCGGGCGCTGGGCTCGCTCGCCGGGGTGGCCGGGGTCAAGTACGCGGCCGGCGGGATCGACGGGGAGACGGTGGCGCTGCTGGGTGAGCTGCCGGACGGTTTCTCCGTGCTGGCCGGGGACGACGCGTACGTGTCGCCGATGCTGGCGCTCGGCGCGACGGGCGCCGTCCTGGCCTCGGCCCATCTGGCGACGGAGCGGTTCGTGGAGCTCGCGGAGGCCTGGCGGGCCGGCGAGGTCGAGAACGCCCGGGCGCTGGGGCACGCGCTGGCGAGGCTCTCGGCGGCGGCCTTCGCGGAGCCGAACCCGGCGGTGACCAAGGGCGTGCTGCACGCGCAGGGCCGGATCCCCACCCCTGACGTACGCCTGCCCATGCTGCCCGCGTCCCGGCCGGCGGTGGAGGCCGCCCTGGCGGAGCTGGCCGCGCTCTGA
- a CDS encoding LysM peptidoglycan-binding domain-containing protein: MPGLGKHRRPKQHRIARKLAVAGTGGAALALPLISATTAGAQPAPASVAKAAVEQTAVEKAGVEKAAVEKAALPVTYSVVGGDTLSKIAAEHSVSGGWQALYAANRTAIGADPSVIRPGLRLSIGAAAKAAAAKAKAVAAKPAAKPATTYANNLDGWIRQSLDVMAKHGIPGSYNGIHRNVMRESSGNPLAINNWDINAQNGIPSKGLLQVIDPTFRAYHVPGTSTDSYDPVANITAACNYAAARYGSIDNVNGPY; encoded by the coding sequence ATGCCCGGACTGGGTAAGCACCGTCGGCCGAAGCAGCACCGGATCGCCCGCAAGCTGGCCGTCGCCGGCACGGGTGGAGCGGCCCTCGCCCTCCCGCTGATCAGCGCGACCACGGCCGGCGCGCAGCCGGCCCCGGCGTCCGTCGCCAAGGCCGCCGTGGAGCAGACCGCGGTGGAGAAGGCTGGCGTGGAGAAGGCGGCCGTGGAAAAGGCGGCCCTCCCGGTCACCTATTCCGTGGTCGGCGGCGACACCCTTTCGAAGATCGCGGCCGAGCATTCCGTGAGCGGCGGCTGGCAGGCGCTCTACGCGGCCAACCGCACCGCCATCGGCGCCGACCCCTCGGTGATCCGCCCCGGGCTCAGGCTGAGCATCGGCGCGGCGGCGAAGGCGGCCGCGGCGAAGGCGAAGGCCGTTGCCGCGAAGCCCGCCGCCAAACCGGCGACCACGTACGCGAACAACCTCGACGGCTGGATCCGACAGTCGCTGGACGTCATGGCGAAGCACGGAATCCCCGGCAGCTACAACGGAATTCACCGCAACGTGATGCGGGAGTCCTCGGGCAACCCCCTCGCCATCAACAACTGGGACATCAACGCCCAGAACGGCATCCCCTCCAAGGGGCTGCTCCAGGTCATCGACCCGACCTTCCGCGCCTACCACGTGCCCGGCACGTCCACGGACTCCTACGACCCGGTCGCGAACATCACTGCGGCCTGCAACTACGCCGCCGCCCGCTACGGCTCGATCGACAACGTCAACGGCCCGTACTGA
- a CDS encoding 5-carboxymethyl-2-hydroxymuconate Delta-isomerase codes for MPQITVDFSASLSDRFDRRGFALALHALTAEAVDVSVETCKTRFRRVEETFVADGAPEHAVVHVDLALLPGRTEEVRARLSRAVLDLVREYTDAGPDAVVHWSVDVTELTEAYTKYVGAQASTVGPAGPVGPVSTGR; via the coding sequence ATGCCGCAGATCACCGTCGACTTCTCCGCTTCCCTGTCCGACCGCTTCGACCGGCGCGGCTTCGCGCTCGCGCTGCACGCGCTGACCGCGGAGGCGGTCGATGTCTCCGTCGAGACCTGCAAGACCCGCTTCCGCCGGGTCGAGGAGACCTTCGTCGCCGACGGCGCGCCGGAACACGCCGTCGTGCACGTGGACCTGGCCCTGCTGCCGGGCCGGACCGAGGAGGTCAGGGCCCGGTTGAGCCGTGCCGTGCTCGACCTGGTCCGTGAGTACACGGACGCCGGGCCGGACGCGGTGGTGCACTGGTCCGTGGACGTGACCGAGCTGACCGAGGCCTACACCAAGTACGTCGGCGCGCAGGCCTCCACGGTCGGTCCGGCCGGTCCGGTCGGTCCGGTCAGTACGGGCCGTTGA
- a CDS encoding squalene/phytoene synthase family protein, which produces MPSWRSTLTQAGISAPRLRDDYTHAARRVLRREAAPYVTLRLLAAPPLVPWLAAGLAFMNLVDDVAETGTPGQRAAGLAELAGRVETALETGDSPDPLLRAYAHAVRTRGLPAHWVGRFLEGAATAEAGFDGFAAEEDFQAYLDAYAWPGVLAFTGLQYQGGPDARQAAGWRAFVDAAQRVDFLADLSGDLADGRLCLPRSRLAEHSVTRADLEQARDTPAVRGLLAAECRRARTALAAVDGILDLTEPGLRPVVAAMTELMGHQLAAVEKAGTGALRKDVGYGLAAPVGTLVRALRRRRGRL; this is translated from the coding sequence ATGCCCAGCTGGCGCAGCACCCTCACCCAGGCCGGGATATCCGCCCCCCGGCTGCGGGACGACTACACCCACGCGGCCCGCCGGGTCCTGCGCCGGGAAGCGGCCCCCTACGTCACCCTGCGCCTGCTGGCCGCCCCGCCGCTGGTGCCCTGGCTCGCGGCGGGCCTGGCCTTCATGAACCTGGTCGACGACGTGGCCGAGACCGGCACCCCGGGCCAACGGGCCGCCGGCCTCGCCGAGCTGGCCGGACGGGTGGAGACGGCCCTGGAGACCGGCGACAGCCCCGACCCGCTGCTGCGCGCGTACGCCCACGCCGTCCGAACCCGGGGCCTGCCGGCCCACTGGGTCGGCCGCTTCCTCGAAGGCGCCGCCACCGCCGAGGCCGGCTTCGACGGGTTCGCCGCCGAGGAGGACTTCCAGGCCTACCTCGACGCCTACGCCTGGCCCGGGGTGCTGGCCTTCACCGGCCTCCAGTACCAGGGCGGCCCCGACGCCCGGCAGGCCGCCGGCTGGCGCGCCTTCGTGGACGCCGCCCAGCGGGTCGACTTCCTCGCCGACCTCTCCGGGGACCTCGCCGACGGGCGGCTCTGCCTGCCGCGCTCCCGGCTCGCCGAGCACTCCGTCACCCGCGCCGACCTCGAGCAGGCCCGCGACACCCCGGCCGTCCGCGGCCTCCTCGCCGCCGAATGCCGGCGCGCCCGCACCGCCCTCGCCGCCGTCGACGGCATCCTCGACCTCACCGAACCCGGACTGCGCCCGGTGGTCGCCGCCATGACGGAGCTGATGGGACACCAGCTGGCCGCGGTGGAGAAGGCCGGTACCGGCGCCCTGCGCAAGGACGTCGGCTACGGCCTGGCCGCCCCCGTGGGCACCCTCGTCCGCGCGCTGCGGCGCCGCCGGGGCCGGCTCTGA
- a CDS encoding serine/threonine-protein kinase, whose product MDTSEAGRRLVDGRFELIGPLGAGGMGTVWRARDIALHREVALKEVRPPDPATAAAQPDLAVQLRERAVREARALARLAHPNVVTIHHIVEPAPGTDGHPWIVMELLKGGSLHDRLAAGPMALADVVRLGLDVLSALRAAHAEGVLHRDVKPANVLLRPDGAAVLTDFGIAALHGSTALTSTGVLIGSPEYIAPERVRGEEGLAASDLWSLGMMLYVAAEGTHPLRRATSLATVVAVLDEPIPAPVRSGPLGPVLERLLVRDPAARPDGAALEALLRGASTALAGGASPVAVPGAVAGAGQYGPPPTASDARPFTPGGGSAYAVTAPVPPAPSRGPRAALIGGLLTVALVGGTIGIVKALPDGRSSGADAKGGSTTPGRTATAGRTPGTGQSATPKPGTATPRTGPALVAARGSLLTPDQIRTVLAAFKQQTGTTTFVEMTVYEGYVLASVPTAPGATTYDRYEYRDGRASRTGPGGTVEEDEPLIDMASVNWDALPGLLDRAQQELGVAKPTSRYVIVEPWLFDQSASMRPYLSDEYGRGGYVYADTQGNVKKVYRS is encoded by the coding sequence ATGGACACGAGTGAGGCCGGCAGACGGCTGGTCGACGGCCGCTTCGAACTGATCGGCCCGCTGGGCGCCGGAGGCATGGGGACGGTGTGGCGCGCCCGCGACATCGCACTGCACCGCGAGGTCGCCCTCAAGGAGGTGCGCCCGCCGGACCCCGCCACCGCCGCCGCCCAGCCGGACCTCGCCGTCCAGCTGCGCGAACGGGCCGTGCGCGAGGCACGGGCCCTGGCCCGCCTCGCCCACCCGAACGTGGTGACGATCCACCACATCGTCGAGCCCGCGCCCGGGACGGACGGCCACCCGTGGATCGTCATGGAGCTGCTCAAGGGCGGCTCCCTGCACGACCGGCTGGCCGCCGGACCGATGGCGCTGGCGGACGTGGTGCGGCTCGGGCTCGACGTCCTGTCGGCGCTGCGGGCCGCACACGCCGAAGGGGTGCTCCACCGGGACGTGAAACCGGCCAACGTCCTGCTGCGGCCCGACGGGGCGGCCGTACTGACCGACTTCGGCATCGCCGCCCTGCACGGGTCGACCGCCCTCACCTCCACCGGGGTGCTGATCGGCTCGCCCGAGTACATCGCGCCCGAGCGGGTCCGGGGCGAGGAGGGGCTGGCGGCCTCCGACCTGTGGTCGCTCGGCATGATGCTGTACGTGGCCGCCGAGGGGACGCACCCGCTGCGCCGGGCCACCAGCCTGGCGACCGTGGTCGCCGTCCTCGACGAGCCGATCCCGGCGCCGGTGCGCTCCGGCCCGCTGGGGCCCGTACTGGAACGGCTGCTCGTACGGGATCCCGCGGCGCGGCCCGACGGCGCGGCGCTGGAAGCGCTGCTCCGGGGTGCGAGCACCGCTCTCGCCGGCGGCGCGTCGCCGGTCGCGGTGCCGGGCGCGGTCGCGGGCGCAGGGCAGTACGGGCCGCCGCCCACGGCGTCGGACGCCCGGCCCTTCACCCCCGGGGGCGGCTCCGCGTACGCGGTCACCGCGCCCGTCCCCCCGGCGCCCTCGCGGGGCCCCCGCGCCGCGCTGATCGGCGGCCTCCTCACGGTGGCCCTCGTCGGCGGCACGATCGGGATCGTCAAGGCACTGCCCGACGGCCGGTCCTCCGGCGCCGACGCGAAGGGCGGCTCCACCACCCCCGGCAGGACCGCCACCGCCGGCCGGACGCCCGGTACGGGGCAGTCGGCCACGCCGAAGCCCGGTACGGCCACGCCGAGGACCGGTCCCGCCCTCGTCGCGGCCAGGGGCAGTCTCCTCACGCCCGACCAGATCCGTACCGTGCTCGCCGCGTTCAAGCAGCAGACCGGCACCACCACCTTCGTGGAGATGACCGTCTACGAGGGGTACGTGCTGGCCTCCGTCCCCACCGCCCCCGGGGCCACGACCTACGACCGCTACGAATACCGCGACGGCCGGGCCTCCCGCACCGGCCCCGGCGGGACGGTCGAGGAGGACGAGCCGCTGATCGACATGGCGAGCGTGAACTGGGACGCCCTGCCCGGCCTCCTCGACCGGGCCCAGCAGGAACTGGGCGTGGCCAAGCCGACCTCCCGTTACGTCATCGTCGAGCCCTGGCTCTTCGACCAGAGCGCCTCCATGCGGCCCTACCTCAGCGACGAGTACGGGCGGGGCGGCTACGTGTACGCCGACACCCAGGGCAACGTGAAGAAGGTCTACCGCTCCTGA
- a CDS encoding peptide-N4-asparagine amidase, with translation MRRHRIMGLLGALTLAAGALAGPAAAAGPTPPAEFGTDWHDPLTAAPPVEHPATRSCRVTLAEARFRDFTPYRGNYTPPTGCGRSDWAKAVLRLDGTVKGRQYDRLGNLTLGGVEILRTSTPQPSPDGIAWSVEKDVTHYRDVLSRPQPVEMLIGNVVNDTYTGVIDVKVTLTLYAADRHTPAPDTPDKVLPLTTPAVTTPRNTERILAEVYATGSGGGCEEYWYMTVPEAAPYSCKAADGPYREVRISVDGQLAGLAAPFPTVWTGGWSNPFLWYVTPGPRAFDVQPVVYDLTPYAALLNDGRPHRVEVGVAGVPAGQAGWSTPANLLLWQDHGRQVVTGALTRHEEGAPTGSSRWTPAAPGGEHRLDTDGGHRLTVAGHLDTSHGRVTTTVTRAVSHTSAHRWTDGEDRDALTAAWSDEESVTRGATTTRTARAYTMDGATTLGAGDRLRTVLSLGDLADTVTLRGGRESGRSHLDHRYTGDASYTANVPRDQRHAVAATTERFRLYGAQTGGGCYDRTVSTAQGTVTEDRLRC, from the coding sequence ATGAGACGACACAGGATCATGGGCCTGCTCGGCGCGCTCACCCTCGCCGCCGGAGCCCTGGCCGGACCCGCGGCCGCCGCCGGGCCCACCCCGCCCGCCGAGTTCGGCACCGACTGGCACGACCCCCTCACCGCCGCCCCGCCCGTCGAGCACCCCGCGACCCGGTCCTGCCGGGTGACCCTGGCCGAGGCCCGGTTCCGCGACTTCACCCCCTACCGCGGGAACTACACCCCGCCCACCGGATGCGGCCGCTCCGACTGGGCCAAGGCCGTGCTGCGCCTCGACGGCACGGTCAAGGGACGCCAGTACGACCGCCTCGGCAACCTCACCCTCGGCGGCGTCGAGATCCTGCGCACCTCCACCCCGCAGCCCTCGCCCGACGGCATCGCCTGGTCCGTCGAGAAGGACGTCACCCACTACCGCGACGTCCTCAGCCGCCCGCAGCCCGTCGAGATGCTGATCGGCAACGTCGTCAACGACACCTACACCGGAGTCATCGACGTCAAGGTGACCCTGACCCTCTACGCCGCCGACCGGCACACCCCGGCCCCCGACACCCCCGACAAGGTCCTGCCCCTGACCACCCCCGCCGTCACCACCCCCCGCAACACCGAGCGGATCCTCGCCGAGGTGTACGCCACCGGCTCCGGCGGCGGCTGCGAGGAGTACTGGTACATGACCGTCCCCGAGGCGGCCCCCTACTCCTGCAAGGCCGCCGACGGCCCCTACCGCGAGGTCCGGATCTCCGTCGACGGACAGCTCGCCGGCCTCGCCGCGCCCTTCCCGACGGTGTGGACCGGCGGCTGGTCCAACCCCTTCCTCTGGTACGTCACCCCCGGCCCGCGCGCCTTCGACGTCCAGCCGGTCGTCTACGACCTCACCCCCTACGCCGCCCTGCTCAACGACGGCCGCCCGCACCGCGTCGAGGTCGGCGTCGCCGGAGTGCCGGCCGGTCAGGCCGGCTGGAGCACCCCGGCGAACCTGCTGCTCTGGCAGGACCACGGCCGCCAGGTCGTCACCGGAGCCCTGACCCGCCACGAGGAGGGCGCCCCCACCGGCTCCTCCCGGTGGACCCCCGCCGCCCCCGGCGGCGAACACCGCCTGGACACCGACGGCGGCCACCGGCTCACCGTCGCCGGGCACCTCGACACCTCCCACGGCCGGGTCACCACCACCGTCACCCGGGCCGTGTCCCACACCTCCGCGCACCGCTGGACCGACGGGGAGGACCGGGACGCCCTCACCGCCGCCTGGAGCGACGAGGAGAGCGTCACCCGGGGCGCCACCACCACCCGCACGGCCCGCGCGTACACGATGGACGGCGCGACCACCCTCGGCGCCGGGGACCGGCTGCGCACCGTCCTGTCCCTCGGCGACCTGGCCGACACCGTCACCCTGCGCGGCGGCCGCGAGAGCGGCCGCTCCCACCTGGACCACCGGTACACGGGCGACGCCTCGTACACGGCGAACGTCCCGCGCGACCAGCGGCACGCGGTCGCCGCCACCACCGAACGCTTCCGGCTGTACGGGGCGCAGACCGGCGGCGGCTGCTACGACCGTACGGTGTCCACCGCGCAGGGCACCGTGACGGAGGACCGCCTCCGCTGCTGA
- the rraA gene encoding ribonuclease E activity regulator RraA, whose translation MSVTPVPTADLYDEHGDGLGICATQFRRIGGRRMYAGPVRTVRCHEDNALLRELLHTPGEGAVLVVDGGGSLRTALLGDLIAGAAVRSGWAGVVVNGAVRDSVALGGLDLGVQALGTCPRKSGKTGEGAVDEPVTIGGVTFRPGDTVYVDDDGVVVLPAGH comes from the coding sequence ATGAGCGTCACCCCCGTCCCCACCGCCGACCTGTACGACGAACACGGCGACGGACTCGGCATCTGCGCCACCCAGTTCCGCCGGATCGGCGGCCGGCGGATGTACGCCGGGCCCGTGCGCACCGTGCGCTGCCACGAGGACAACGCCCTGCTGCGCGAACTCCTCCACACCCCCGGCGAAGGCGCCGTCCTCGTCGTGGACGGCGGCGGGTCGCTGCGCACCGCCCTGCTCGGCGACCTCATCGCCGGCGCGGCCGTACGCTCCGGCTGGGCCGGGGTGGTCGTCAACGGCGCGGTCCGCGACAGCGTCGCCCTCGGCGGCCTCGACCTCGGCGTCCAGGCGCTGGGCACCTGCCCCCGCAAGAGCGGCAAGACCGGCGAGGGCGCCGTCGACGAGCCCGTCACCATCGGCGGGGTCACCTTCCGACCGGGGGACACCGTGTACGTGGACGACGACGGGGTCGTGGTGCTGCCCGCCGGGCACTGA
- a CDS encoding GlsB/YeaQ/YmgE family stress response membrane protein, with amino-acid sequence MGIIGWIILGLLAGGIAKVLLPGRDPGGFIGTTLIGVAGAFIGGWLSATFLDRPIQAQFFDLATWGSAIAGSLVLLIGYRLLFGNSRD; translated from the coding sequence ATGGGCATCATCGGCTGGATCATCCTGGGCCTGCTGGCCGGAGGCATCGCCAAGGTCCTGCTCCCCGGCCGGGACCCCGGCGGCTTCATCGGCACCACCCTCATAGGCGTCGCCGGCGCCTTCATCGGCGGCTGGCTCTCCGCCACCTTCCTGGACCGCCCGATCCAGGCCCAGTTCTTCGACCTCGCCACCTGGGGCTCCGCCATCGCGGGCTCCCTCGTCCTGCTCATCGGCTACCGCCTCCTCTTCGGCAACTCCCGCGACTGA
- a CDS encoding phosphatase PAP2 family protein → MTSTAHTAPGTPDRPPAGKSGARRRLIRELLLVVGLFAVYKAGRMLSTDRTEEAFRNAARVWDAERALHLPGEGAVQRLLLHSDAVVHTANTYYAAVHFPATALFLVWLYLRRPRHYLWTRRVLAVLTGAALVLHLTFPLAPPRMLDAARLVDTGQVYGPTVYRAAPAADTMANQFAAMPSLHFGWALMLALGMIAATRSRWRALWLLHPLVTLLVVVGTANHYWVDAIVATLLLGAALLLIPRPRPAGPAPAAPTAGGLPRPRQAAESDADPAAVRGPAPAADPPVPGSASGAALPGSPSAGAGR, encoded by the coding sequence ATGACCTCCACCGCGCACACCGCACCTGGCACGCCCGACCGGCCACCCGCCGGGAAGAGCGGCGCGCGCCGCCGGCTCATACGCGAGCTGCTGCTCGTCGTGGGCCTCTTCGCCGTCTACAAGGCCGGCCGGATGCTCTCGACGGACCGCACCGAAGAGGCCTTCCGCAACGCCGCCCGGGTGTGGGACGCCGAGCGCGCCCTGCACCTGCCCGGCGAGGGCGCCGTCCAGCGGCTGCTGCTCCACTCGGACGCCGTCGTCCACACCGCGAACACCTACTACGCGGCCGTGCACTTCCCGGCGACCGCCCTGTTCCTCGTCTGGCTGTACCTGCGCCGCCCCCGGCACTACCTGTGGACCCGCAGGGTGCTCGCCGTCCTCACCGGCGCCGCGCTCGTCCTGCACCTCACCTTCCCCCTCGCACCGCCGCGGATGCTCGACGCCGCGCGGCTGGTGGACACCGGGCAGGTCTACGGGCCCACCGTCTACCGGGCCGCCCCGGCCGCCGACACCATGGCCAACCAGTTCGCCGCCATGCCCTCGCTGCACTTCGGCTGGGCGCTGATGCTGGCCCTCGGGATGATCGCCGCGACCCGGTCCCGGTGGCGCGCCCTGTGGCTGCTGCACCCCCTCGTCACGCTGCTGGTGGTCGTGGGCACCGCCAACCACTACTGGGTCGACGCGATCGTGGCCACCCTGCTGCTGGGCGCGGCCCTCCTGCTGATCCCGCGCCCGCGCCCCGCCGGCCCGGCCCCCGCCGCGCCGACGGCGGGCGGCCTGCCGCGCCCCCGCCAGGCGGCGGAGTCCGACGCCGACCCGGCGGCCGTACGGGGTCCCGCCCCCGCCGCGGACCCGCCCGTACCCGGCTCCGCCTCCGGCGCGGCCCTGCCGGGCTCCCCCTCCGCGGGGGCCGGCCGGTGA